In Mus musculus strain C57BL/6J chromosome 14, GRCm38.p6 C57BL/6J, the following are encoded in one genomic region:
- the Gm10408 gene encoding uncharacterized protein LOC100041840, which produces MFSWLLRLCQKENGDEGEIRTTEKEEGILSHEKGRRKSFWRRHRSARNTSTQNSKITKQRSKINELEELKLDMRKISNDIEEMGGILELYIYEDLNYRMNTEFNIIKSQHEKTMLDMNEMIQSIIVSMQYSKELIEDNYSYSIKEDHLLRECTQLSEKVRILLNENRKLLVEQAGTQLSHGEEKRFCEEASKNICASSAKEQQCVNSSRNRNMAQTTT; this is translated from the exons atgttttcctggctgctcaggctatgtcagaaagagaatggcgatgaaggagagatcagaacaacagagaaggaagagggaatcctttctcatgaaaaaggaagaaggaaatcattctggagaaggcaca ggtctgctagaaatacttcaacccaaaattccaaaatcacTAAGCAgagatcaaaaataaatgaactagaagaactgaaattggatatgaggaagatcagcaatgacatAGAGGAAATGGGTGGAATCCTGGAACTTTACATAtatgaggatttgaactacag gatgaacactgaattcaacatcattaaatcacaacatgagaagacaatgttggatatgaatgaaatgatccagtccataattgtttccatgcagtactccaaggaactgatagaagataactattcctacag cattaaggaggaccacctcctccgtgagtgcactcaactcAGCGAAAAAgtaaggatattactgaatgagaacagaaaactGCTAGTGGAGCAGGCTGGAACGCAATTGTCtcatggggaagaaaagaggttctgtgaggaggccagcaagaacatctgtgcctcaagtgccaaggagcagcag tGTGTAAACTCCAGTAGAAACCggaacatggcacagaccacgacatga